The following are from one region of the Actinopolyspora halophila DSM 43834 genome:
- a CDS encoding MarR family winged helix-turn-helix transcriptional regulator, with product MDIATSLSRLLGPLRRAVLRSTRTAEDLPDLPEAQIELLRALSAEGPMGTKAAAERLRTSPATVSNLVRTMSAAGLIDRQNSRSDLRTVNLSVTTTAQQLLNRYDTASRTALEQAMSGLSAEDRDALARAVPALERLTTELDPHSAHKSGITGRAE from the coding sequence ATGGACATCGCCACCTCGCTCAGTCGTCTGCTCGGCCCCCTGCGCAGGGCCGTGCTGCGTTCCACCAGGACCGCCGAGGACCTCCCGGACCTGCCCGAAGCCCAGATCGAACTACTGCGCGCACTGTCCGCCGAAGGCCCCATGGGCACCAAGGCCGCAGCGGAACGGCTGCGCACCTCTCCCGCCACGGTCAGCAATCTCGTACGGACGATGAGCGCAGCAGGGCTGATCGACAGGCAGAACTCGCGGAGCGACCTGCGCACCGTGAACCTGTCGGTGACCACCACCGCGCAGCAGCTGTTGAACCGTTACGACACGGCCAGCAGAACCGCGCTGGAACAGGCGATGTCCGGTCTCTCCGCCGAGGACCGCGACGCCCTGGCCAGGGCCGTGCCCGCACTGGAGCGGTTGACCACCGAGCTGGATCCGCACTCGGCACACAAGTCGGGCATCACCGGACGTGCCGAGTGA
- a CDS encoding pyridoxamine 5'-phosphate oxidase family protein, whose translation MFETPDELRSLQVLLDTSWAGSSSHLKSIIRPGQSTLDAEQVVRVCQGMCTLAIATVTRRGEPRISGADGHLLHGRWIVGTHRQAAKARHLAARPGISATFMRGEQLGIFTHGHAVPLNPEGTSSDPTWPTVRDYLVNHYDADGDDPFWDENVWYRIDPSWMVAYSADLVGLLDQQPSV comes from the coding sequence ATGTTCGAAACTCCCGACGAGCTCCGCAGCCTCCAAGTCCTGCTCGACACGTCTTGGGCTGGCTCCAGCAGCCATCTCAAGTCGATCATCCGGCCAGGTCAAAGCACCTTGGACGCCGAGCAGGTCGTCCGAGTCTGCCAAGGCATGTGCACCCTGGCCATTGCCACGGTCACCCGGCGCGGTGAGCCACGCATCAGCGGCGCCGACGGGCACCTCCTGCACGGCCGTTGGATCGTCGGCACCCACCGTCAGGCCGCTAAAGCCCGTCATCTCGCGGCGCGGCCCGGAATCAGCGCGACCTTCATGCGCGGCGAGCAGCTCGGCATTTTCACGCATGGACACGCCGTTCCGCTGAACCCCGAGGGGACGAGCAGCGACCCGACTTGGCCGACCGTCCGCGACTACCTCGTCAACCACTACGACGCCGACGGCGACGATCCGTTCTGGGACGAGAACGTCTGGTATCGCATCGACCCCAGCTGGATGGTCGCCTACAGCGCCGACCTCGTCGGGCTGCTCGACCAACAACCGTCAGTCTGA
- a CDS encoding phenolic acid decarboxylase produces the protein MTAVSSAAPTQDLTGILGKHFIYTYDNGWQYEMYVKDSATIDYRIHSGMVGGRWVKDQPVDLVRLGQDSYKVSWNEPTGTSVSVNVLLDERRLHGVIFFPQWVHQYPERTVCFQNDHLGEMARYRDQGPTYPIYTVPEFAAITFLEDRGENDEDVVAEPPEELPEGYAARVN, from the coding sequence ATGACAGCCGTGTCCTCGGCGGCCCCCACTCAGGACCTGACCGGCATACTCGGAAAACACTTCATCTACACCTACGACAACGGTTGGCAGTACGAGATGTACGTGAAGGACTCCGCGACGATCGACTACCGCATCCACAGCGGAATGGTCGGTGGCCGCTGGGTCAAGGACCAACCCGTCGACCTCGTCCGGCTCGGGCAGGACAGCTACAAGGTGTCCTGGAACGAACCCACGGGAACTTCGGTCAGCGTCAACGTGCTACTCGACGAACGGCGGCTGCACGGTGTGATCTTCTTCCCCCAGTGGGTTCACCAGTACCCGGAACGCACCGTGTGCTTCCAGAACGACCACCTGGGCGAGATGGCACGATACCGCGACCAGGGGCCCACCTATCCGATCTACACCGTCCCCGAGTTCGCGGCGATCACTTTCCTGGAGGACCGCGGCGAGAACGACGAGGACGTCGTCGCGGAGCCCCCCGAGGAACTTCCCGAGGGCTACGCCGCGCGCGTCAACTGA
- a CDS encoding glycoside hydrolase family 3 C-terminal domain-containing protein: MTDTTDGTTSPPEKLVAALTLEEKAALTSGEGFWHTTPVERLSLPSIVLTDGPHGVRKQSGNGDHLGLEDSVPATCFPPAVAMGAAFDPELLERVGRALGAEARAAGVHVLLGPGLNIKRSPLCGRNFEYLSEDPIVSGVLASALVRGLQSQGVGASPKHFAANNQEHDRMRVSADIDERPLREIYLRGFERVVTDEQPWTVMCSYNRVNGVYAAENSWLLDTVLRQEWGFDGLVVSDWGAVNERAAALGAGLDLEMPASGGETDERLVTAVRSGELDEHALDTAASRVVHLVERTTDPGSHEAQEPDLHAHHELAREVAGRSVVLLKNADGVLPLAAETSVAVIGEFARTPRYQGAGSSLINPTALDSALEALRTRAGTEHVTFAAGFAFDEAETDQDSLRREAVEAAADSEVALVFLGLSDSAESEGYDREDLRLPTPQLELLDAVLEVNPRTVVVLSNGSVVDPAPFVDRVSALVEGWLLGQAGGGALADVLYGDVNPSGRLTETVPMRLPDTPAFLDFPGEHGHVRYGEGLFVGYRWYDARDFSVRFPFGHGLSYTSFAYSDLALRPHEAGITVRATVTNTGQRAGREVVQVYTGVPDSTVTRPPRELKGFASVELASGQQREVTIELRRHDLAHWDTRLDNWVVEGGEYTVAVGASSRDIRLDGTVEVTGDETRTPLTLESSLGELLRDPQARQVLQQTVEQAAGADALSAALNDPGLVSMMESFPLDRLPIFLGQEFSRERIAALLEIVNAQRR, encoded by the coding sequence ATGACCGACACCACGGACGGCACCACCTCGCCTCCGGAGAAACTCGTAGCCGCCCTCACGCTCGAGGAGAAGGCCGCGCTCACCAGTGGGGAAGGGTTCTGGCACACCACCCCCGTCGAACGGTTGAGTCTGCCCTCGATCGTGCTCACGGACGGCCCACACGGGGTTCGCAAACAGTCCGGCAACGGTGATCACCTCGGGCTCGAGGACAGCGTCCCGGCCACGTGCTTCCCTCCGGCCGTGGCCATGGGGGCCGCCTTCGACCCGGAACTGCTGGAACGCGTCGGTCGGGCCCTCGGCGCGGAGGCACGTGCCGCGGGGGTTCACGTGTTGCTCGGTCCCGGTCTCAACATCAAACGTTCCCCGTTGTGCGGACGCAACTTCGAGTACCTCTCCGAGGACCCGATCGTGAGCGGTGTGCTGGCGAGTGCGCTCGTGCGCGGCCTGCAGAGCCAGGGGGTCGGCGCCTCGCCGAAGCACTTCGCCGCCAACAACCAGGAACACGACCGGATGCGGGTCAGTGCCGACATCGACGAGCGACCGTTGCGCGAGATCTACCTGCGCGGTTTCGAACGCGTCGTCACCGACGAACAGCCCTGGACCGTCATGTGCTCGTACAACCGCGTCAACGGCGTCTACGCCGCCGAGAACTCGTGGTTGCTCGACACGGTGCTGCGGCAGGAATGGGGATTCGACGGACTCGTCGTGTCCGACTGGGGCGCGGTGAACGAACGCGCAGCCGCCCTCGGCGCGGGACTCGACCTGGAGATGCCAGCCAGCGGCGGGGAAACCGACGAGCGACTCGTCACGGCCGTGCGTTCGGGAGAGCTCGACGAACACGCGCTGGACACGGCGGCTTCCCGCGTGGTGCACCTGGTCGAACGCACCACGGACCCGGGATCCCACGAGGCGCAGGAGCCCGATCTCCACGCGCACCACGAACTCGCCCGCGAGGTGGCCGGGCGCAGTGTCGTGCTGCTGAAGAACGCGGACGGGGTGCTGCCGTTGGCCGCGGAGACCTCCGTCGCCGTCATCGGCGAGTTCGCCCGCACACCGCGCTATCAGGGCGCGGGCAGCTCGTTGATCAACCCGACCGCCTTGGACAGTGCGCTCGAAGCGCTACGCACCCGCGCCGGGACCGAGCACGTCACCTTCGCCGCCGGTTTCGCCTTCGACGAGGCCGAGACCGACCAGGACTCGCTGCGCCGGGAAGCTGTCGAAGCCGCGGCCGACTCCGAGGTCGCCCTCGTGTTCCTCGGGCTGTCCGACTCGGCGGAATCCGAAGGCTACGACCGCGAGGACCTGCGGTTGCCCACCCCGCAGCTGGAACTTCTCGACGCCGTACTCGAAGTCAACCCGCGTACCGTGGTCGTGCTGTCCAACGGCAGTGTCGTGGACCCGGCGCCGTTCGTCGACCGGGTTTCCGCCCTGGTCGAGGGGTGGTTGCTCGGCCAGGCCGGCGGCGGGGCGCTGGCCGACGTGCTCTACGGCGACGTCAACCCCTCCGGGCGGCTCACCGAGACCGTCCCGATGCGTTTGCCCGACACCCCGGCTTTTCTCGACTTCCCCGGAGAACACGGTCACGTGCGCTACGGGGAGGGACTGTTCGTCGGGTACCGGTGGTACGACGCCAGGGACTTCTCCGTGCGATTCCCGTTCGGCCACGGACTGTCCTACACGTCCTTCGCTTACTCGGACCTCGCGCTGCGGCCCCACGAGGCGGGAATAACGGTGCGTGCGACGGTCACCAACACCGGACAACGCGCGGGACGCGAAGTCGTGCAGGTCTACACGGGAGTGCCCGACTCCACGGTGACCCGTCCGCCGCGGGAACTCAAGGGCTTCGCGAGCGTCGAGCTGGCATCCGGACAGCAGCGCGAGGTGACGATCGAACTGCGCAGGCACGACCTGGCCCACTGGGACACCCGGCTCGACAACTGGGTGGTCGAGGGGGGCGAGTACACCGTCGCGGTGGGAGCTTCCAGCCGGGACATCCGGCTGGACGGGACGGTCGAAGTCACCGGTGACGAAACGCGCACACCGTTGACCCTGGAATCCTCCCTCGGGGAGCTGCTGCGTGACCCACAGGCTCGGCAGGTGCTGCAGCAGACGGTCGAACAGGCGGCCGGGGCGGATGCCCTCTCCGCCGCACTGAACGATCCGGGGCTGGTGAGCATGATGGAATCGTTCCCGCTGGACCGGCTGCCCATCTTCCTGGGACAGGAGTTCAGCCGTGAACGCATCGCCGCGCTGCTCGAGATCGTCAACGCGCAGCGCCGCTGA